In Carassius gibelio isolate Cgi1373 ecotype wild population from Czech Republic chromosome B17, carGib1.2-hapl.c, whole genome shotgun sequence, the genomic stretch AACATCACCACTgtccagagaaagagagagaggtggggTCATTTTCTGTCCTGTCTGGATGACTGGAAAGCGTCAGGAGTGTgagcagagaaagacagaatTTAATGACTTTAACAAGGTTGGATGATTGCCGACATGTGTTAATGCTGTTGCACTCTGTTCTTATTCATCAATAAAACTAAGTGTCTTTTCACAGCAAATGGTTCAGGAATTAAACCGGCTAATAGGAAAAGCTCTATATTGCATCATAAGGTAAAATGCTTGAAAATCCCCCCTTTGACAGACCATTCTTATTATGAAGTCattgaggatgcattaaatcactAGTAATAATCACTGGTCTTTTCATTTCCTTTAaaagctggaatacactacacaacttttgCCCTGAAGCTAGTTGCAGAGAATCAGAGACAGCTTGCAGATTTTGGTCAGTCAGAGctgacagatttcacagaaaatggCATAGTGTAAAATGGGCACAGACAGATATTTTTTCACTGATTCCAGTCGGAGGATATCAAatgtgtttgatattttgagttgattttagaaaatgttgttttcatttgctatGCATCCCCTCACAACGAGGCACATGTGTGTTCCTTAGTTTGTTGTTCCGATCTCTGAATAACTTGAAAGTCTGATTTTCAGTTATTCCGTTAATTTTTTTCTTGCTGTAGCCATTTACAAAGTCAGCAGATGTATGACgcctagtgttttaaaatctgttcagatatTATATGACATGTAGTGCATGCTTTAGTGTATTTCAGAAGCAAGATATTTAATACTGGTTTGAAATGTTAATTGTAACATCAAtaagttaaaaaaagaataattgtaATGCATAAAATACTACACAATTACACAAAGCTACACTTCTAAACAAAGTGTGCGGTCAATAATTTTACATTGTGCTTGCCAAATATTTTAAAgggtttaaaatataaaacacattgcAGAAATACCTAAATACCCCCCAATTCCTGTGTTCCTATATTAGATAGACTCTTATGAGTGTGTCAGAGAAAGTGTAATGTTGTGTATTCTTGCTCTAATCAGCTCCAGCTGGGGTCTGGAGGCCTCGGAGTGATGAAGAGGGTCCTGAGACTTTCCCtgctcactctctctcctcctacTCTATTTCCATCCTCCTTCAGTGTTATTTGTTTAGACAAAGCTGGGGTCTTCAACCTTTTTCAGGCTAAGGTTCTAACGTCTAATCTATGAAAACATCCATAGGGTATCAATGTATATACATACTTATGATTTTTCACTTTTATGATGTTTACACTGTAAAGCCATTAAAATAATCATCACAGAAGTCAAGAACCATATCATTTTATAATGATATGGCTCATAGCAGTCTTCTTGATCTTATGTCTCAAAGTTTCTACATAAAGTAGTTGTTCTCCACCCCTTCttcttattaaatgtttaattttttttcttatgaatttCCCACTAATTTCGGAATCTTTTGTCCTAAATGACTTTGCCTGCATATTGTCCTCacctttttctgttttattttctgttttaatttgattttgcaCAATAGTGAGTTACTCACTTCGATAACTTTAGAAGTCAGTCATTTGTCTTTATGAGTTAGTTTCTTTCTGGCTGAATCAACACAGCGTTTCAGTCAGTTCtaataagagagagagacaagaaatTAAATAGATGATGAAAGAGAGATGATCAGTAAATGATCaacaattatgtttttaaattgagataataaaatgtaattatgtgtttacatgtgttatAATTCTAGGGAATTGCTCTTGTATTTCTTGATATCTAACTATTGAGAAATCACTTTATTGTCAGGACATGCTCAAGGCTGCAAGCGGAGAAGGattcctgagtgtgtgtgtgtgtgtgtgtgtgtgtgtgtgtgtgtgtgtgtgtgttgtgaataTGAAATGGCCCTGGACCACTGCATGTAAATAGTACAGGACACGTTTCATGTCTCTGAAAGAGGACTCATTACTAATCTTGCTGAGACGTGCAGAACAAGCTCAGATTTCTAAGAGTGAAGTTTAATGTAAGCATattttgtgtaagtgtgtgtttatcAAACAGTAAGTGGTGGACAGCAGCACAGTATTATCACCATAGCAGTGAGATTCACAACAAACCTTTTGACCTCGTAGAATCACAGCTGAGATACAACTCTATCCAAGAGGAAAACATTCATATCTTTGCTCTACTGCTCTGATCTCAAAAACCAGAGACCCACTCCTCCTAATAATACTGTCTGTTTTGGAATAGAGTAAAGACACCTTGAGGAACAAGTTTTTTTGACATGTGTGAACAGCAATGTTCCCATCAAATTGGTATAtagatttgaatatattgtatatattttatattaaacatttaatttaaagatttaattgttttatttagattaatttaatattgtagttattaaattataaatacgtataatattttaaatgataacatACTTATTAATAGGACTATTGTTATGTCATTCTGTAGACTGAACGTGAGGAGTGGCAGCAATTCCAGGCTGACCTGAAGGTGGCGCTGGTGGTTTCAGACAGACTGAGGGCAGAAGCTGAGGAAGAGCTAAGTACTTTAAGAGCAGCAAGGCAGGACCTGGGCATACAGCTAGCCAATGCCTTGCATGGTCGCCGGGAGGTCGAAAGTCAATTGGAGAGCCTCAGAGCTGAGCTGGAGCAGAGCAAGCAGAAACTGAAGCAGGTCACAGGCAGCCACCAGGGGGCGCCGACAGTGAGGGGCCTAGAAAGACAAGTGGAGGGTTATGGCAAGAGAACCGGACCCGAAGATCAACTGTGGACAGATGAaatgaagagaaaaagagaaatgcGCATCTCTGGTACTTCAGAGAGGTCAAGGTGAGTGTTATCCAATTATgtcaaaaatggccaaaaaaatgAATCCTATTTatgtggtggccaaaattattagaacactagtatttcaccagctaaaaattcccccaatgctgcggtgaaaaatagtggagcaatatcagcaTAAAATGTTTAACACTGTAGCCTTGTAGGTAGGTCTCTAGAAGCATCTTGGAGgtgttgccacagttcttctgaatttagtctgtctcagtttgttctgtttcttcatgttattccagacagactggatgatgatgagatcagatctctgtgtggagcactggctgttgtcagactccttgtgcaaacaaaaatgtcactggattattacagttcattgcaaaatgaatgtttggaaatattaactgatatttcctactgacacgcaatagcaaaagatagaaataactgacttaaaaccatttttcttgtgaaaataatagtgttctaatcattttggccaccaGTGTACACAAGCTCAAATTTGgagatttaataaatgcacaaaataaaaatttaatgtaaaatatattggtAATTCAATAATACAACTAACTAACAACAATGCGCAATATTGCTGATCTTTTGTAACAACAGTTAATGCAACTTTTCATTGTCATTGTATGTCAGCTGTggtccattaaataatgttattgtgAACATAAAGGTCAATGTGTTagaaatatttttcattgttaattcatgtttgctaatgtagttaactaatgttaacaaatgtaaccttattgtaaagcgtTAACTATACACTTTGCAATATTACGATTGATACTATAGTACATAGTCTATTTATCTGCCTTTTCTTTGTATTTTAAATTAGTGTTTGAATGGTGTTTCCAATAATAACAGCTTTGTTTTGGAAttaatcagttgagtgaatgattgaATAATTTAATGAATCACTCAGTACTCTAACAGAAGCTCACTCCTCACTACCTACTGATgtaattataaacatttacagAATAAACAAGTTTCTATtgatctgaatcaaaagattcaAGTATTTTATATGGATCATGGGACATGTACTAGTTTGGAAATCAAAGTAATGGACCTGACACATCTGAAGATGTTAGAGTGAAGTCAATTCCTCTGCACGGAATCAAATTCCACCTTTGGAATCTAAAGTACTCATGATTCCCAACGGAATCAAAGAATGGATTCCGATTCAGTCTGATTCATGTTTGTCTGTTCATCCGGTGGGTTCCTTCAAGAAATCATTGTGAATCAGAGCACAGCTGATGCATGCCTTAGACATATCCGATTTGTCCGATAGACAGCATTGTTTAGTGATTCTAAATGAGTCATTGTTGACAGTCCACAGTCTGTCAAAGAGGCAGTGTGACCCATGTCACTCATTCCATTATTTTGCAGGAGCCTGTGCCGGATGCCCTCAGATTACCCTGATGTTGTTGTTAATGGTACTTCCCGACCTTCTGTTACTATGACAACAGTATCTGTGAGTAGAAAACTTTCATTTGTGGATATTTATGATTATGTATCTAAAATATTTAACAGTTAAAATCAGTAAACAGTGTCTAATAACTTCAGACTTCTCAGATCAAGACTCAAGCAGTAAGTTTAGACCAGCAGAACAACAAGACCAACTCCAATAGAGGTGTGTAAACGGGTTCCATGTACACATTATCCAGTTGACTGGATTTCACAGAATATTTACTCCTTTGCTAGCATACCAGGCTCATACGGACAcaaatgatttatttgtgtgcatGTCTATGCATGTCCAACAGATATGAAAGTGGAGCACTCACTCCTAAAGACGTGCAACTCTTCGGGTTTAGATGTGACAAATAAGATCAACAGGACAAGGTGAATCTAACACTGTTTGTTTTTCCACCCTTGGTTCATGAGAAACATTATAGTAATTTGTCAGATAATAGAAAACTGACATGAATCGTCTTTCCCATCAGGACACAGGAAGATTTCCCATCAGGTCTCAGGTCGCTGAGGCTTCATGGCAGCTCCAGGCGGAACTCCCTGCTTCGCTGGTGTCAAGGCAGAACACAGGGATACAAGGTACTCAATTCAACCAAACTAAACTAAATAGATGACAGATCAAACTTGGCAGTCAGCCACACACaccctagtctcagcctcagacagtATAGACCACCCACAATCCTTTCACCGACTGGCTGATGCACATTGTACACACAACTGAAAAGCACTTTCTCAGTCTGGAAAGCTATAGTCTGACACATagggtattattattttttttaacagtctgCCTGCAGGAGGAAGCCTGGAAGTTGTGTTTATAAGTTACTGGGTTGAAACAACAAACACTTTTAAAGATTGAAATAGTCACTGAATTTCCCAAAGGTCAGGTTTTTTTGAGACACATACTGTAATAGCAATTCAGCTAGATTTACACTGCAATTTAAAATTTTAGGGtcagtaaaaaatttttttaagtaatttattgtTTAGTtagcagaatttgtattttttttttttaaatgtatgcattcagcaaagatgcattgaatgaaaagtgacagtaaagacacttataatgttacaaaaaaatctatTCCACATAAAAAGTTGTTCTATcaatcaaagaatccagaaaaaaaaatatattttatatatacatattcatatatatatatatatatatatatatatatatatagtatgtatcactgtttttactgtattttgatcaaaatgCAGCCCTGgacataaaagacttctttcaatcATCATTTTTAACTGTATTGGTTATGTATATACTGTTTTGTTTATCTGTGAAATAATAGGGACTTTTTTTGTATACgctgtagaatatatatatatatatatatatatatatatatatatatatataaatgtttttattttttttcagaatattgaGATCACTAATTTCAGCAGTTGCTGGGTGGATGGTTTGGCCTTTTGTGCGATTTACCACAGTTACCTCCCCTCTCACATACCATATGACAAACTCAGTCCAGAGAATAAGGTAATACACACTTTGTACACATGGTCTGCAtgcaaacatattaaaatagggGTTATGATAATGGTGATGATTTTATCCACAGAAAGAGAATCTCACTCTTGCGTTCCAGACTGGAGAAGGTTTTGGAATCTCTGCATCACTGGTGCGTgaactttcttctttctttttctaaacAGTTGTATTTAATTTCATAACTCAATCATGTAATAACTACACCACGATTCAGCCACTAAACAAATCAAGCAATGCACTATTAATTAGTTCCagcttgaataaaaaaataataatctgtcaGATATTGGTGCTGACTTCAGAAGAGAATGGGAAACTTGACAGGCAAGATGTGAAAATGACTCAATCATGATTGAATAGTCATGTGAATAACTTAGATATGATTGATTAGATATGTAGTTGGCTCAGAAATTATTGGCCAAACATGAGAATTACTCATACATGACTGACTGGATATGTTAATGCCTCAGACATGATTGGCTGATATGATAATGACACAATCGTGATTCAAAAAATTACTCAAACATGTTCATTGGAAATTATGCAAATATGACTATCAGTATGATTTTGTGTAGTTGTTCATTTCTGACTAATAATCTTTCATTGTGGTTCCTCAGACGGTGGAGGAGATGCTAAAAGAAGAAGCACCAGACTGGCACAGAGTTCTGGAATATGTAGAGAGCATTTACCGCCACTTTGAGATGTAAAGACTGTGAATAAATACATGTCCTGATCATTAATACCATGATCACGAATGCTTTCAAAATTCCACCACAGCAACAGTATATACTCAGAGGGGAGCACACAACTTCAAGCATCCTCAAAGTGGACCTGAAAGTTCATCTTAAGTTGTTGGTCtatgatcagattttttttttttttttttttactaagaggtTTGTATTAAAGAAAGGTTTTGCTGGTTAGCATGGCCTGCTAACACTGCCACATAGTTTGACTTCTTGCAATTGCttgtttcattatattatattgaagAGCTGTCAAATGGACTTGAGGGCTTTTTGTTTTTTCCAAACAGCATTTACAGCCGAGGTGATTAGCTCAAAAATTTTCCCAAGAACTGAGAGCCTGAAAAGGAAGCAAGCACGttgctttcttctgaggaacctGCACCAATTTTGCATTCACACCACTGAGATGAACTGGAATGCTATTGAATGGCTTTTCCTAGTATTATAGATCTCCTGAGAAAGGCTGAAGTGTCAGTGTAAAGTAGTGAGTTGGATGAGGAGTGTCCATCAAAAAGACTGCTTTGTTTGTTATTGCTGCTTTCTGCCCTCTGTTGGTTTTCATTTGGTATTGCAGTTTCAATTTGTTTGTCATTTGCTCTTTTTTCATTCAGATTCTTATACAGATAGACCTGGACTACAGTATAAGTCTCAAATCACAGAAAGCATTGCTCTTGTATGTGTGCCATGTTTTTTTCGCTGTGATCTGATTAAGGCACCGAGCTGATTCATTCAGCAGCTGTAATATCATCCTGTTTTGTTGTCTTTGAGCCCCCAAACCATCATTGATACTCTGACACCAAAGAACTATTAGTGTGATGTAGATATTAAAGGAAAATAAGATTCCAAATACAAGCATTAATAaatcaatgttttgtttttactgtttggGTCTGTTTTTCTTAATGCGAATTCAGAAGTGTAGTTTTCCCTGACAAATTCGTGAGGCTTGGCAAGACTGTTTACGTGACAATGTGTAGGAAAAATGTTGGACTAAAGGAAAATATTCATGAATTTGAAAGGGACATTTAGGCATCATAGATTCAACAGCCTTGAATGTCATTGGTTGCGCAAAATTATTGTGGCACAAAAATGTACACACAAAATTGTTTCTGCGTTCTCTCTGTCAATGTTAGAAATGTAttcctatttatttttatattcctaatttcagttttagtcttaAGACGTTGACTTTGATATATGGAAGttcctgtttttaaaaaaaacgaataaagacCAGCTGACTGGCATATGATTATTGGATTTGACCACGGACACGTCATAATGAAAGTTATATGCATAAGGGAAAATATTCCTCCTATGAAGATGTAACTTTTCCACAATAAAAGTTTCTTGGAGAAGCCTtgattaatcttgattaatctAGGATTAATCCTTAATGTTGGTACTGTACATAAATATAGGCTATTACTTAGTTAAATGTCTTCTAGTGCATTCCGGTTTTCCCCCTCCTTATTTATATTGGCTTGCATTTGTCTTCATACCAGACACTGAGCTCCTGCTAGtcgctatttaaaaaaaaaaaaagaagaagaatctgCATGAATGAATActgttgtaataaataaataataacaataaataaatgcattcatacTTGAACCATATTTTACCAAAATATGAAGgactttttctttaaaaagtgaATTACGCAGCACATACGCTATTGGCTTCACACACGTCCACGTGTCCCTGAAACCAGGAAGAAAGAATGAATAAACCAAACAGACTCAGTGAACTGTTAGTTCGCCTGTCACTCATAGACTGCTGTCACCCGCGGGTTTCCCCAGTAACCCTCATTGATCCCCATTCATCAGCACGGTGAGTGTGAATGCATCTGAATGTGAACTGTTGTTATGCTTCTGTTGCATTGTTTGTTTGCTTCTGACAGCTAAGAGAGTTTGCTTTATTCCTCCAGTCAGGTGACTTTTAAAGTCTTACTGTGTTTTATATCAGTGTAGTCCGTGTATACCAGTATAGTCAAATTGAACTTAGCTCTTGAACGTTTGAGGATCTTGGTGAATTTAAATGTTACGATTAGCATCAACGAAAGAGCTTCTTTCATATAAAGTGAATCAGGATGCTGCAGGTGACGGTTAAGCCACGTAGCTCACGTACAGGTTGAGTAAGAATAGAACACACCCACATACCTGTTAACAAAGAACCAGTAATTATAATAGCCTAATTCATGTGTTTATCTTTCAATCTGTGCTGAAGGCTCTCAACATGCGTCAGAAGATCTTGGTGAC encodes the following:
- the si:ch211-195o20.7 gene encoding cytospin-A, which translates into the protein MGNNSGKERHGSSGTAAETFETPPSSPYSVVNTCSPNTQLVSISNCTSTATPESTQDAPSSTNQNDEPLRNCSPEPAEEAEEGLKMTESPGQVSYLSDVCMNGDTEVDAKLLQECLNSLQLNNIEESTHILNDLLKCFLLEREKMKEELRSCKEKIQTEREEWQQFQADLKVALVVSDRLRAEAEEELSTLRAARQDLGIQLANALHGRREVESQLESLRAELEQSKQKLKQVTGSHQGAPTVRGLERQVEGYGKRTGPEDQLWTDEMKRKREMRISGTSERSRSLCRMPSDYPDVVVNGTSRPSVTMTTVSTSQIKTQAVSLDQQNNKTNSNRDMKVEHSLLKTCNSSGLDVTNKINRTRTQEDFPSGLRSLRLHGSSRRNSLLRWCQGRTQGYKNIEITNFSSCWVDGLAFCAIYHSYLPSHIPYDKLSPENKKENLTLAFQTGEGFGISASLTVEEMLKEEAPDWHRVLEYVESIYRHFEM